One genomic region from Oncorhynchus clarkii lewisi isolate Uvic-CL-2024 chromosome 21, UVic_Ocla_1.0, whole genome shotgun sequence encodes:
- the LOC139379227 gene encoding nuclear factor 7, brain-like, which yields MKSILKVSKLKLESSTQSHSIGAVRWNLPEEDLQAHSSAPTSPSKSCAPSSCRLRQHHRQNGLKNLRSLQECVRFINHWKEQVAEVCKSGSDAREGTSKGETPEELKDPRTERSLEESRKLILLWANELTSVDKELTKSPWVQERSGKVEEEEENRDGEEDPNEEVQQRIMEWAKELQSASESCGVQSDELGKVLRLLGLRKKRLVNLLPLLEFITWSLLKEDCKGVIAHLWLSAKQRTWKAGTARYIPNSVWNWMVSASADVTLDPMTNHSWLQLSDDHRKVQEGISESNLPFSPQRFDAWPGVLGWEGYASGRHYWEVEIANNGYWRVGLTTAGAKRHGRFPMSPQMGYWTLWRSTHQFYACTKPETPLPLGLVARRMGIYLDYEEGQISFYNAETKSHIYTFTDTFKEKLYPVFSPLDGRTLITVISPHKVSTF from the exons ATGAAGAGCATTCTGAAGGTGTCGA AGCTGAAGTTGGAGAGCTCTACCCAGAGTCACTCCATCGGGGCGGTGCGATGGAACCTTCCTGAAGAAGACCTCCAGGCCCACAGCTCAGCCCCTACCAGCCCCTCCAAGAGCTGCGCCCCCTCCTCATGCCGCTTACGG CAACATCATCGTCAAAACGGCCTGAAGAACCTGCGCAGCCTGCAGGAATGTGTCCGCTTCATCAACCACTGGAAGGAGCAGGTGGCCGAAGTCTGTAAG AGTGGCAGTGATGCAAGGGAAGGCACCAGTAAAGGAGAGACCCCTGAGGAACTGAAAGACCCAAGAACAGAACGCAGTCTGGAGGAGAGCAGGAAACTCATTCTCCTGTGGGCCAATGAGCTCACAAGTGTCGACAAGGAGTTGACGAAAAGCCCCTGGGTGCAGGAGAGAAGtgggaaggtggaggaggaggaagaaaacagggatggagaggaggatccTAACGAGGAAGTGCAGCAGAGGATCATGGAATGGGCCAAGGAGCTGCAGAGCGCCTCAGAG AGCTGTGGGGTGCAAAGCGATGAGCTCGGCAAGGTTCTGCGTCTGCTGGGCCTGAGGAAGAAGAGACTGGTCAACCTCCTGCCCTTACTGGAGTTCATTACCTGGTCACTGCTAAAGGAGGACTGCAAG GGTGTTATTGCTCATCTGTGGCTGTCAGCCAAGCAGCGCACCTGGAAGGCAGGCACTGCAAGATACATCCCTAACTCGGTGTGGAACTGGATGGTCAGTGCATCAG CTGACGTGACCCTTGACCCCATGACCAACCACTCATGGCTTCAGCTCTCCGACGACCACCGAAAGGTCCAGGAGGGCATATCCGAGTCCAACCTGCCCTTTAGTCCCCAGCGCTTTGACGCCTGGCCTGGCGTGTTGGGCTGGGAGGGATATGCCTCTGGACGCCACTACTGGGAGGTCGAAATAGCCAACAACGGCTACTGGCGGGTGGGCCTGACCACGGCGGGCGCCAAACGCCACGGCCGCTTCCCCATGAGCCCCCAGATGGGCTATTGGACTCTGTGGCGCAGCACCCACCAATTCTACGCCTGCACCAAGCCTGAGACGCCTCTGCCCCTGGGTCTGGTGGCCCGCCGGATGGGGATCTATCTAGACTATGAGGAAGGACAGATTTCCTTCTACAACGCGGAGACCAAGTCACACATCTATACATTTACAGACACCTTCAAGGAGAAGCTGTACCCGGTGTTTTCCCCTCTGGACGGGCGCACACTCATCACCGTCATCTCGCCGCATAAGGTCTCTACATTTTGA